One genomic segment of Flavobacteriaceae bacterium includes these proteins:
- the pepT gene encoding peptidase T — translation MQKDHIIKRFLNYVTIDTQSDTDNPAFPSTEKQWDLAKLLVKELEHIGMQDVNIDKNCYVMATLPGNTEQQIPAIGFISHIDTSPDFTGTNVNPQIHHNYDGKDIVLNKESNCILSPDYFEDLLQYKGQTIITTDGTTLLGADDKAGIAAIVSAMEYLIEHTEIKHGKIRICFTPDEEVGKGAHLFDVEKFGADWAYTIDGSQIGELEYENFNAASVQVTIHGKMVHPGYAKGKMINAMLVANDFISRLPKNETPELTAGYEGFFHLYQTEGTVEKTILKYIIRDHDMALFLDKKEQMQAIVAKMNAELGSDLITLDITDQYYNMKEKIIPVIHIVDIAEEVMNEIGITPLIKPIRGGTDGSQLSYKGLPCPNIFAGGHNFHGRYEYIPVESMMKAAEVIVGIAKKVVEIFAK, via the coding sequence ATGCAAAAAGATCACATCATCAAACGATTTTTAAACTATGTAACCATTGATACACAATCAGATACTGATAACCCTGCGTTTCCTTCTACGGAAAAGCAATGGGATCTTGCGAAACTTTTAGTCAAAGAATTAGAACATATAGGTATGCAGGATGTCAACATTGATAAAAATTGCTATGTAATGGCTACACTGCCTGGTAATACAGAGCAACAAATACCCGCCATTGGTTTTATTTCTCATATAGATACCAGCCCTGATTTTACCGGTACTAATGTCAATCCTCAAATCCACCACAATTATGATGGAAAAGATATTGTCCTGAATAAAGAATCAAATTGTATACTATCTCCTGATTATTTTGAAGACTTACTACAATATAAGGGGCAAACCATAATTACTACAGATGGTACAACACTACTGGGAGCTGACGATAAGGCTGGCATTGCGGCAATAGTTTCTGCTATGGAATATTTGATTGAGCATACGGAAATCAAGCATGGAAAAATCCGGATTTGCTTTACTCCGGACGAGGAAGTAGGAAAAGGGGCACACTTATTTGATGTAGAAAAATTTGGTGCTGATTGGGCATATACCATAGATGGTTCTCAAATAGGAGAATTGGAGTACGAAAATTTTAATGCTGCTTCGGTTCAGGTTACCATTCATGGAAAAATGGTACATCCCGGATATGCCAAAGGAAAAATGATCAATGCAATGTTGGTAGCCAATGATTTTATTTCCAGGCTTCCAAAAAATGAAACCCCCGAACTAACAGCGGGCTATGAAGGGTTCTTTCATTTATACCAAACGGAAGGAACGGTAGAAAAAACCATTTTGAAATACATCATCAGAGATCATGATATGGCGTTGTTTTTAGATAAAAAAGAACAAATGCAGGCGATTGTTGCTAAGATGAATGCTGAGTTGGGGTCGGATTTGATAACGTTAGATATAACCGATCAATATTACAATATGAAAGAAAAGATTATTCCGGTAATACATATTGTTGATATTGCCGAAGAAGTAATGAATGAAATAGGCATTACACCTTTGATAAAACCTATCAGGGGAGGAACAGACGGCTCGCAATTATCATATAAAGGTTTGCCATGCCCAAATATTTTTGCCGGCGGCCATAATTTTCACGGACGTTATGAATACATTCCCGTAGAATCTATGATGAAGGCCGCAGAAGTTATCGTAGGAATTGCTAAAAAAGTAGTTGAAATCTTTGCAAAATAA
- a CDS encoding DDE transposase produces MSNIASYYGIYPRTLQRHYKKQISGFDSWNQKPHCEDYLIYPKNIGEYLSLDEVSLSKGELYTYLTNKNARSKQGTLVACVKGIKSDDIITAIERIPLEQRKQVKEVTLDMANNMNLTAKICFPNAKIVTDRFHVVKLVTEALQHVRVQHRWKAIEDENKAIEAAKKARKKHKPIVLSNGDTKKQLLARSRYILAKKTNDWTPNQKQRAELLCNLYPNIQQAYKHTLEFRSIYQEKCKVKAKQREE; encoded by the coding sequence ATCAGTAATATAGCGAGTTATTACGGTATTTACCCACGAACTTTACAACGCCATTATAAGAAACAGATAAGTGGGTTTGATAGTTGGAATCAAAAGCCCCATTGTGAAGATTATCTTATTTATCCGAAGAATATAGGAGAGTATTTAAGTCTTGATGAAGTAAGTCTATCTAAAGGTGAACTTTATACCTATTTGACCAACAAGAACGCACGAAGTAAACAAGGAACTTTAGTGGCTTGTGTAAAAGGAATTAAAAGTGATGATATTATTACTGCTATTGAAAGAATACCCTTAGAACAACGCAAACAAGTCAAAGAAGTAACTTTAGATATGGCAAATAATATGAATTTAACAGCTAAGATTTGTTTTCCAAATGCTAAAATTGTTACCGATAGATTTCATGTGGTAAAACTGGTAACAGAAGCTTTACAGCATGTTAGAGTACAGCATCGGTGGAAAGCAATAGAAGATGAAAACAAAGCCATTGAAGCTGCTAAAAAAGCAAGGAAGAAACACAAACCCATAGTGCTATCTAATGGTGATACAAAAAAGCAACTTTTGGCTAGAAGTAGATATATTTTAGCTAAAAAGACAAACGATTGGACACCTAATCAAAAACAAAGAGCAGAATTATTATGTAATCTTTATCCAAACATCCAACAAGCCTATAAACACACTTTAGAATTTAGAAGCATTTATCAAGAAAAATGTAAAGTAAAAGCCAAACAACGAGAGGAATAG
- a CDS encoding DUF72 domain-containing protein — protein MKFGKVAQPELVDFTLPESHPDTIRLLKKQKKDDLSVYVGCAKWNKTDLKGFYPKGVKEELSYYATQFNAIELNATFYRQFPAAQFEKWYGKTPENFKFFPKLNQEISHWKRLANIEDTVNTYLYNASNLKEKLGTIFLQMHSNFGTKNFDRLYNFAAGWPKNTPLAVECRHPDWFSDTAISGNFYQLLEDKNMANVIVDTAGRRDMLHMRLTNNEAFIRYVGANHASDYDRLDAWVIRLKEWVTLGLRKIHFFIHQNLEKESPLLAAHFIENLNKELNLNLHIPEVPNNRQSTLTF, from the coding sequence ATGAAATTTGGAAAAGTAGCACAACCGGAGCTAGTAGATTTTACATTACCTGAGAGTCATCCGGATACTATCAGGTTATTGAAAAAACAAAAAAAAGATGACTTATCCGTATATGTCGGCTGTGCCAAATGGAATAAAACCGATCTGAAAGGTTTTTACCCAAAAGGGGTCAAGGAAGAGTTGTCATATTACGCTACCCAGTTTAATGCGATAGAACTCAATGCAACATTTTACAGGCAATTTCCGGCAGCACAATTTGAAAAGTGGTATGGTAAAACTCCGGAAAATTTTAAATTTTTCCCAAAATTAAATCAAGAGATCAGCCATTGGAAAAGACTGGCTAATATAGAAGATACTGTAAATACCTACCTTTATAATGCAAGTAATTTAAAAGAAAAATTGGGCACTATTTTTTTACAAATGCACAGCAATTTTGGAACTAAAAATTTTGACAGACTATATAATTTTGCGGCGGGTTGGCCTAAGAATACCCCATTAGCAGTAGAATGCAGGCATCCCGATTGGTTTTCGGATACTGCAATTTCCGGAAATTTTTACCAATTACTGGAAGATAAAAATATGGCAAATGTGATAGTGGATACTGCAGGCAGGAGAGATATGCTTCACATGCGGTTAACAAATAATGAAGCTTTTATTCGTTATGTGGGGGCAAATCACGCTTCGGATTATGATAGGTTAGATGCCTGGGTGATTCGTTTAAAAGAATGGGTAACTTTAGGACTGAGAAAGATACATTTTTTTATCCATCAAAATTTAGAAAAGGAATCTCCGTTATTGGCCGCTCATTTTATTGAGAACCTGAATAAGGAGCTGAATTTAAACTTACATATACCTGAAGTACCTAATAACAGGCAAAGTACCTTGACTTTCTAA
- a CDS encoding patatin-like phospholipase family protein, translating to MKKALVISGGGSKGAFAGGVAEYLIQKAQNKYDLFLGTSTGSLLITHLALGKIDELKALFTSVDQHAIFNINPFKIKNVNGVNVVSIRHSNTLLNFIKGSKTFGQSKNLKKLICNNVTKTMYDTVCEGSKDIVVTVSNLTANRIEYKSIKECAYEDFCDWIWASSNFVPFMSLLEKNGYQYADGGFGCLVPIREAILRGAKEVDAIILETELPQINRMPAKNPFALLFTVQEFMMDNVERHNITIGKLTAKHRDVKLNLYYTPTVLTTNSLVFEKKQMTKWWQSGFNYAFKRHQQDDSEFRTDIIDLVN from the coding sequence ATGAAGAAAGCATTGGTAATTTCAGGAGGGGGGAGTAAAGGTGCATTTGCAGGAGGTGTTGCTGAGTATTTAATACAGAAAGCACAAAACAAATACGATTTGTTTTTAGGGACTTCTACCGGTAGTTTGTTGATTACACATTTGGCACTCGGCAAAATTGACGAATTGAAAGCTCTTTTTACAAGTGTCGATCAGCACGCTATTTTCAATATCAATCCGTTTAAAATTAAGAATGTAAACGGTGTTAATGTAGTGAGTATTCGCCATTCAAATACCTTGCTAAATTTTATTAAAGGAAGTAAAACATTTGGGCAGAGTAAAAATCTGAAAAAATTAATTTGCAATAACGTAACCAAAACAATGTATGATACTGTGTGTGAAGGTAGTAAAGATATAGTAGTAACAGTCTCTAACCTTACGGCAAATAGAATTGAATACAAATCTATCAAAGAGTGTGCTTATGAGGATTTTTGTGATTGGATTTGGGCATCGTCTAATTTTGTGCCATTTATGAGTTTATTGGAAAAAAATGGTTATCAATATGCAGATGGCGGTTTTGGATGCCTGGTTCCGATTAGGGAGGCTATTTTAAGAGGGGCAAAAGAAGTTGATGCAATTATTCTGGAGACTGAACTTCCTCAAATAAACAGGATGCCTGCTAAAAACCCTTTTGCTTTGTTATTTACCGTTCAAGAGTTTATGATGGATAATGTGGAACGACACAACATTACCATTGGAAAATTAACTGCAAAACACCGGGATGTAAAATTAAACTTATATTATACACCAACCGTACTAACAACCAATTCGTTGGTTTTTGAAAAAAAACAAATGACAAAGTGGTGGCAATCCGGGTTCAATTATGCATTTAAAAGACATCAACAAGATGATAGTGAGTTTAGAACGGATATAATAGATCTTGTAAATTAG
- a CDS encoding oxidoreductase, producing the protein MKPFFLILIFSILIFSCKEKYQPGNLDTIAIKEIRIDSTSIRAIIAIDSNQVMFAGSNGKFGYHIENEATIVKTINYQDTVKPGFRSLASNQTEFFLLSVSNPALLYKTSIVDHKLVYKEVHEKVFYDSMKFFNALDGIAVGDPTEDCLSVILTNDGGKSWNKTPCENLPKTATGEALYAASNTNIKIIGNTVWIVTGGAKARVFKSEDKGKNWRVYDTPIIQGTTPQGIYSVDFVDKNNGIIIGGNYSEPEANTQNKAITADGGLTWKLVANGEDPGYKSCIQYVPDTDGKEVFATGKTGISFSNDGGLTWKKISTEAYYTIQFVDRNTAWLSGNEKIGKLILPNE; encoded by the coding sequence ATGAAACCATTTTTTCTGATTTTGATTTTTAGTATACTCATTTTCTCATGCAAAGAGAAATATCAGCCCGGAAATCTCGATACCATTGCAATTAAGGAAATTCGTATTGACAGTACAAGTATCAGAGCAATAATAGCAATAGATTCAAATCAGGTCATGTTTGCCGGTTCCAACGGCAAATTTGGATATCATATTGAAAATGAAGCTACCATTGTCAAAACAATCAATTATCAAGATACTGTAAAACCCGGTTTTAGAAGTCTTGCATCTAATCAGACCGAATTCTTTTTATTAAGTGTTTCGAACCCTGCTCTACTGTATAAAACGTCTATAGTTGATCATAAGTTAGTATACAAAGAAGTGCATGAAAAAGTATTCTATGATTCCATGAAATTCTTTAATGCATTAGACGGAATTGCCGTAGGAGATCCTACGGAAGATTGCCTCTCTGTCATTTTAACAAATGATGGTGGCAAATCGTGGAATAAAACCCCTTGTGAAAATCTTCCGAAAACGGCAACAGGAGAAGCACTATATGCGGCCAGTAATACCAACATCAAAATTATTGGAAATACGGTATGGATTGTCACGGGCGGTGCAAAAGCAAGGGTTTTTAAATCCGAAGACAAAGGAAAAAACTGGAGAGTATATGATACTCCAATCATTCAAGGAACCACCCCTCAAGGAATTTATTCCGTAGATTTTGTCGATAAAAATAATGGAATCATCATTGGAGGAAATTATTCCGAACCGGAAGCAAATACACAAAATAAAGCGATCACTGCTGATGGTGGTCTGACATGGAAACTAGTTGCTAACGGAGAAGATCCCGGCTATAAAAGTTGTATTCAATACGTCCCCGATACCGACGGAAAAGAAGTTTTTGCCACAGGAAAAACAGGAATATCGTTTTCTAATGACGGTGGACTAACATGGAAAAAGATAAGTACGGAGGCATATTATACCATACAATTTGTAGATAGAAATACGGCCTGGTTATCCGGAAATGAAAAAATAGGAAAATTAATACTGCCTAATGAATAA
- a CDS encoding T9SS type A sorting domain-containing protein, whose translation MKIILIISILVKLLNPCWGQLSFTERASSLGVGYSYGSSFHGGGVSFADFNQDGRDDLTFSTEFGKEIYFFRNDISSFTKIQLTGITNSYETKQVLWVDYDNDGDLDFFAASTDGPNKLYQNDGNLSFTDVTSSSGIFTEDLNTFGASFGDIDNDGDLDLFISNRGILPEQRNYLYRNDGGSFMDITVAAGINTNPEQSFCAAFFDLNNDGYQDIYVANDKFTNINRLYKNKGDGTFEDISMSSGTGVNIDAMSTTISDYNRDGWLDIYVTNTSAGNYLFRNNGDETFTNVAGITGTTFNSVAWGAVFLDADKDSHLDLYVSGSRDGSSGLLPAAFYYNDGYDMFTIPSNIGFQNDNRISYSNAIGDFNNDGAPDIVVMNDTENYFLWENSTFSTNNWIKIKLEGVHGNKDGIGNRIEVRASGVSQYRYTLCGEGYLGQNSSHEFVGIGNATVIDYIKITWNHSGQVETLYNIAPNQAVTIQEGNGVLNTSAYTFSEFKVFPNPGQAGIFTIYFNDIPGDRNIEVYTISGKLLFSRKSKLEKTKIDLSPYAEGIYFAKVHSGNATATVKLIHR comes from the coding sequence ATGAAAATAATATTAATTATTTCAATACTTGTAAAGCTTTTAAACCCATGCTGGGGGCAGCTTTCATTTACCGAAAGAGCGAGTAGTCTGGGAGTAGGATATAGTTATGGCTCAAGTTTTCACGGAGGAGGGGTGTCATTTGCCGATTTTAATCAGGATGGTAGAGATGACCTTACTTTTTCGACCGAATTCGGAAAAGAAATTTATTTTTTTAGAAATGATATTAGCAGTTTTACCAAAATTCAGCTGACAGGTATTACAAATTCATATGAAACAAAGCAAGTGTTGTGGGTAGACTATGATAATGACGGAGATTTGGATTTTTTTGCAGCTAGTACAGACGGGCCTAATAAGCTCTATCAAAATGACGGCAATCTCTCTTTTACGGATGTAACAAGCAGTAGCGGGATTTTTACCGAAGATTTGAACACTTTTGGCGCTAGTTTTGGAGATATAGATAATGACGGAGATTTGGATTTATTTATTTCAAATCGAGGAATTCTCCCGGAACAACGCAATTATTTATACAGAAATGACGGCGGGAGTTTTATGGATATTACGGTAGCTGCAGGTATAAACACGAATCCGGAGCAGTCTTTTTGCGCTGCTTTTTTCGATCTCAATAATGATGGTTATCAGGATATTTACGTAGCTAATGATAAGTTCACAAATATAAACAGATTGTACAAAAATAAAGGAGATGGTACTTTTGAAGATATCTCAATGAGTAGCGGTACCGGAGTAAATATAGATGCCATGTCCACCACTATTTCGGATTATAACAGAGACGGTTGGTTAGATATTTATGTTACCAATACTTCGGCCGGTAATTATTTATTCAGAAATAACGGAGATGAAACCTTTACAAATGTAGCCGGTATTACAGGAACCACTTTTAACAGCGTTGCATGGGGAGCTGTTTTTTTAGATGCTGATAAAGACAGCCATTTGGATTTATATGTCAGTGGAAGTAGAGATGGTTCCAGTGGTTTGCTACCTGCGGCATTTTATTATAATGATGGTTATGATATGTTTACGATTCCTTCTAATATCGGTTTTCAAAACGACAACCGAATAAGTTATAGCAATGCTATCGGAGATTTTAATAATGACGGTGCTCCGGATATTGTGGTTATGAACGATACGGAAAATTACTTTTTATGGGAAAACTCAACTTTTAGTACCAATAATTGGATAAAAATTAAATTGGAAGGGGTTCATGGTAATAAAGATGGAATAGGTAATAGGATAGAAGTACGCGCTAGTGGTGTATCTCAATACCGCTATACCTTATGCGGCGAAGGATATTTGGGGCAAAATTCTTCACATGAGTTTGTGGGTATTGGAAATGCTACGGTTATTGACTATATAAAGATAACCTGGAATCATAGCGGACAGGTGGAGACTCTCTATAATATTGCTCCAAATCAGGCAGTTACTATACAGGAAGGAAATGGTGTCCTAAATACTTCCGCATATACTTTTTCTGAATTTAAGGTATTTCCTAACCCCGGTCAAGCGGGTATTTTTACTATTTATTTTAATGATATTCCGGGAGATAGAAATATTGAGGTGTATACGATTTCGGGGAAGTTGCTGTTTTCCCGGAAAAGTAAATTAGAGAAAACTAAGATTGATCTAAGCCCTTATGCCGAAGGTATCTATTTTGCAAAAGTACATTCTGGGAATGCTACTGCTACAGTAAAATTAATACATCGTTAA
- a CDS encoding IS1595 family transposase, translating to MIPSDFRDYFTNSSTATQQEIVSSLLSLSLQGSAVKDDKQDKAITCPHCTKKRIRANGKLKGVQRYFCNDCKKNFSETTGKFWYGIKKKDKLSKYLYCLLSGYSIRKSAKETGISIQTSFDWRHKLLTSFSSVSVEEFQGIVESDDLFFAYSEKGNRHLDRKPRQRGEKASKAGISNEKVAVIATCDRSGNKDFKVATRGRISKKDLDKVLKGKLNKVEVICSDSHRSYGAFAKANTLNHKKFNASKGQRTIDKVYHVQNVNNMDMRLRKFMESFNGVATKYLQNYLNWFLVLEKIKNSTSKMTAVTAIASNSVWYEYKQQLFNMLIRT from the coding sequence ATGATTCCATCAGATTTTAGAGATTATTTCACAAACAGTTCTACAGCTACTCAGCAAGAGATTGTGTCGTCTTTACTATCACTGTCTTTGCAAGGGAGTGCTGTTAAAGATGATAAACAGGATAAAGCTATTACCTGTCCACATTGTACAAAGAAACGTATTCGAGCCAATGGTAAACTCAAAGGTGTTCAGCGTTATTTTTGTAATGATTGTAAGAAGAACTTTAGTGAGACTACAGGCAAGTTTTGGTATGGTATAAAGAAGAAAGACAAATTAAGCAAGTATCTATACTGCCTATTGTCTGGCTATAGTATTAGGAAAAGTGCCAAAGAAACAGGGATATCCATTCAAACCTCTTTTGATTGGCGACACAAATTACTCACCTCATTTTCTAGTGTTTCAGTAGAAGAATTTCAAGGTATTGTTGAGAGTGACGATTTGTTCTTCGCTTATTCAGAAAAAGGAAATCGTCATTTAGATAGAAAACCAAGACAACGCGGTGAGAAAGCAAGCAAAGCGGGCATAAGCAATGAAAAAGTAGCCGTAATTGCTACTTGCGATAGATCTGGAAACAAAGACTTTAAAGTAGCAACCAGAGGTCGTATAAGTAAAAAGGACTTAGATAAAGTACTCAAAGGAAAGCTCAACAAAGTAGAGGTCATCTGTAGTGATAGTCATAGAAGTTATGGTGCTTTTGCAAAAGCAAATACACTTAATCATAAAAAGTTTAACGCCTCAAAAGGACAGCGAACTATAGATAAAGTGTACCACGTACAAAATGTTAATAATATGGATATGCGATTGAGAAAATTTATGGAGTCTTTCAATGGTGTTGCAACAAAGTACCTTCAAAATTACTTGAACTGGTTCTTGGTTCTTGAAAAAATTAAGAATTCCACTAGCAAAATGACCGCTGTTACTGCTATTGCTTCAAATAGCGTATGGTATGAATATAAACAACAACTATTTAATATGTTAATTAGAACTTAG
- a CDS encoding acyltransferase produces MKGFSKFIFTWVLGWKMTDTFPKYLKKYVVIAAPHTSWQDFPIALLVRSISGEKIHFIGKDSLFRAPFGFIFRALGGTPVNRTQSNRLIDTIIELFNSKEEFKLGLSPEGTRKKVAKWKTGFYYIAKGAHVPIVMATLDFGNKNVKISEPYYLTSDMHRDFEYFYSFYKGIKGRHPELS; encoded by the coding sequence ATGAAAGGATTTTCTAAATTTATCTTTACCTGGGTTTTAGGCTGGAAGATGACTGATACTTTTCCAAAATATCTTAAAAAATACGTTGTCATAGCTGCGCCGCATACAAGCTGGCAGGATTTTCCTATAGCTCTTTTAGTAAGAAGTATATCCGGAGAAAAGATTCATTTTATTGGGAAAGATTCGTTGTTTAGAGCCCCTTTTGGCTTTATATTTAGAGCTTTGGGAGGTACTCCTGTAAATCGAACCCAAAGCAACAGGCTTATTGATACTATCATTGAATTATTCAATTCCAAAGAAGAATTTAAACTGGGATTATCTCCCGAAGGCACACGTAAAAAAGTAGCTAAATGGAAAACCGGTTTTTATTATATAGCAAAAGGAGCTCATGTTCCAATAGTGATGGCCACTCTGGATTTTGGAAATAAAAACGTAAAAATATCAGAACCCTATTACCTGACGAGTGATATGCATCGGGATTTTGAATATTTTTACTCATTTTATAAGGGAATAAAAGGCAGGCATCCTGAATTATCCTAA
- a CDS encoding ATP-binding cassette domain-containing protein, translated as MQSIVKYYTSNCSLEKLREYSGTSKQGTTMLGLLQCANKIGLYAKGYESTIEALKENTIPAILHTVYEDKLQHYIVCFGYDTKKKKFIISNPANANMTYLSDTELDTVWKSKVLLLCKQTDNLLKNKVENKQKWKWMYRYVKEDVNLLSMSLFLGILLAVLSLATAVYSQKLIDVLLPSDNSFKIIASICLLFFLFLTQSFFSYIRGLFLIRQTRDYNTRVIDFFYRSLLKLPKSFFDTRKIGDMVARMNDTSRIQKTISKIIGNVMIDVLLVIVTSVAIFSYNTHLGFITILWVPLFIVVVIFFNPKIAQQQKQVMQSYARNESNYIETIEGIETIKANNREPFYSTHTNSIYQIFQKAIYDLSRLGLHYATITQFISNIFVIATLSYSVYLVINSNLTAGAIIAILQLVGMLMSSTSNLALINIDIQEAKVAFNRMFEFTSVEKEKQGETALSNFNSLTIENLSFRFAGRSQLLKNINISVKRGEISAIVGESGSGKSTLGQILQKFYDFESGKIVINNTINLRDIQLQNWRNLLGVVSQEITIFNGNVFDNILLGKEDNPQQVIQFCEEYGFDEFIQSLPQGYATMLGKEGVNLSGGQTQIIAFMRILYRKSQLLLLDECTSAMDRKTERFIIELLNKLKKEIAIVFISHRLHSLPKLADAIYIIENGMTSDYGTHSQLMNSENFYSDFWSELELKN; from the coding sequence TTGCAATCTATTGTAAAGTATTACACCAGCAATTGTTCGTTAGAAAAATTAAGAGAATATAGCGGTACTTCAAAACAAGGCACTACGATGTTAGGGCTATTGCAATGCGCTAATAAAATTGGATTGTATGCCAAAGGGTATGAATCAACAATAGAGGCATTAAAAGAGAATACCATCCCTGCTATTTTGCACACGGTCTATGAAGACAAATTACAACACTATATTGTTTGTTTTGGGTATGATACTAAAAAAAAGAAATTTATTATCAGTAACCCTGCTAACGCCAACATGACATATTTAAGCGATACGGAATTGGATACAGTTTGGAAATCCAAAGTACTGTTACTATGTAAACAAACGGATAACCTGCTGAAAAATAAGGTTGAAAACAAACAAAAGTGGAAGTGGATGTATCGCTACGTTAAAGAGGATGTAAACCTCCTTTCAATGTCTTTATTTCTGGGTATTCTATTAGCGGTTTTAAGTTTGGCAACGGCGGTGTACTCTCAAAAATTAATAGACGTATTATTACCATCTGACAATTCTTTTAAAATTATTGCCAGCATCTGTTTATTGTTTTTCTTGTTCTTAACACAATCCTTTTTTAGTTATATAAGAGGGCTTTTTTTAATCAGGCAAACAAGAGATTACAATACCAGAGTTATTGATTTCTTCTATAGGAGTTTGCTCAAACTGCCAAAATCTTTTTTTGATACAAGAAAAATTGGCGACATGGTGGCTCGAATGAATGATACCAGTCGAATACAAAAAACGATCTCTAAAATAATAGGGAATGTAATGATTGACGTATTATTGGTTATCGTGACTTCCGTAGCTATTTTTAGCTACAACACTCATTTAGGCTTCATTACCATACTATGGGTTCCGCTATTTATCGTTGTTGTTATCTTTTTTAATCCTAAAATTGCTCAGCAACAAAAACAGGTTATGCAGTCCTATGCCAGAAATGAAAGCAATTATATTGAAACTATTGAAGGAATAGAAACGATAAAGGCAAATAATAGAGAACCTTTTTATTCAACACACACCAATAGCATTTATCAGATATTCCAAAAAGCCATCTATGATTTAAGTCGTTTAGGTTTACATTATGCAACCATAACACAATTTATTTCCAACATTTTTGTAATTGCTACGTTAAGTTACAGCGTTTACTTAGTTATCAATAGTAATCTTACGGCAGGTGCTATTATAGCGATATTGCAATTAGTGGGAATGCTCATGTCTTCAACATCGAACTTAGCTCTGATTAACATAGACATACAAGAAGCGAAAGTAGCGTTTAACCGTATGTTTGAATTTACCTCTGTCGAAAAAGAAAAACAAGGAGAAACAGCACTGAGTAATTTTAATTCATTGACTATTGAAAATCTGTCATTTCGCTTTGCAGGAAGAAGCCAATTACTAAAAAACATCAACATATCTGTTAAGAGAGGAGAAATTTCTGCCATTGTAGGAGAGAGTGGAAGTGGAAAAAGCACGCTCGGACAGATTTTACAAAAATTTTACGATTTTGAAAGTGGAAAAATCGTAATTAATAACACGATCAATCTAAGAGATATACAATTACAGAATTGGAGAAATTTACTTGGTGTTGTATCTCAGGAGATTACCATTTTTAATGGAAATGTATTTGACAATATTCTTCTTGGAAAAGAAGATAACCCTCAACAGGTAATACAGTTCTGCGAAGAATACGGATTTGATGAATTCATACAGAGCCTGCCACAAGGCTATGCTACCATGCTAGGCAAAGAAGGCGTTAATCTATCAGGTGGACAAACTCAGATCATTGCTTTTATGCGGATTTTATATAGAAAGTCACAACTGTTATTACTTGATGAATGTACCTCTGCTATGGATAGAAAAACAGAGCGTTTTATCATAGAGCTATTGAATAAACTGAAAAAAGAAATAGCTATTGTATTCATTTCCCACAGACTCCATTCCTTGCCGAAACTTGCAGATGCTATTTATATCATCGAAAATGGAATGACATCAGATTATGGAACACATAGTCAACTGATGAACTCTGAGAATTTTTACAGTGATTTTTGGAGTGAATTAGAGCTGAAAAACTAA